A DNA window from Halorubrum sp. DM2 contains the following coding sequences:
- a CDS encoding SaoD/DsrE family protein, which yields MKVAYVFATAGQTIDYVLGDMILPQLEAGAHGADVVGMFFFHDNTYALREDDPLGQRLADVAAERDILLMLCDQCATRRGLAEYERTDEHGRDRYEPTNTVEGATVGCFPDLYEALDGVGVDQIITL from the coding sequence ATGAAGGTCGCATACGTCTTCGCGACGGCCGGACAGACGATCGATTACGTCTTGGGCGACATGATCCTTCCGCAGTTGGAGGCGGGGGCACACGGTGCCGACGTCGTCGGGATGTTCTTTTTTCACGACAACACCTACGCGCTTCGGGAGGACGACCCGCTCGGACAACGGCTCGCGGACGTCGCGGCCGAGCGGGATATCTTGCTCATGCTGTGTGACCAGTGTGCGACCCGTCGCGGCCTTGCGGAGTACGAGCGGACCGACGAGCACGGGCGGGACCGCTACGAGCCGACGAACACGGTCGAGGGCGCGACCGTCGGCTGTTTCCCGGACCTCTACGAGGCGCTCGACGGGGTCGGCGTCGACCAGATTATCACATTATAA